A genome region from Bradyrhizobium commune includes the following:
- a CDS encoding long-chain fatty acid--CoA ligase — MMDYAGRVAQADTYPKMLRLNAKEHGNEIALREKDLGLWRPFSWNDYQTRVRDFALGLIELGLGRGDVIGIIGDNRPDWVAAEVATHAIGGLSLGLYRDVLDEEASYLLTYGEAQLVFAEDEEQVDKLLTLAERVPRLKHIIYSDPRGMRKYDDPRLMSAEAFAELGRGRAMREPELYDRLVDATKGEDVAILCTTSGTTSHPKLAMLAAGRVLGHCATYLAFDPKGPNDEYVSVLPLPWIMEQVYVLGKGLLCRMKINFVEEPDTMMNDLREIAPTFVLFAPRVWESIAADVRAKVMDATPFKQRLFDIGMKSGLAALEQGKRSGFADAILFRALRDRLGFTRLRSAATGGAALGPDTFKFFQAMGVPLRTLYGQTELLGAYTLHPEGKVDPDTTGVPMADNVEIRIDNADIHGVGEIVVRHPNMFLGYYKNPEASVADIRDGWMLSGDAGYFNDNQQLVVIDRIKDLAETSRGERFSPQFIENKLKFSPYIAEAVVLGAGREALAAMICIRYSIISKWAERSRLSFTTYSDLASRPEVYALLQKEVETVNATLPPAQRISRFLLLYKELDADDGELTRTRKVRRGVINEKYAGIIDAIYHGDADIPVDTVIRFQDGTTQRVRTTLRVVNLGGHGHLAEAAE; from the coding sequence ATGATGGACTATGCGGGCCGCGTCGCGCAGGCCGATACCTATCCGAAGATGCTCCGGCTCAACGCGAAGGAGCACGGCAACGAAATCGCGCTGCGCGAAAAGGATCTCGGTCTCTGGCGCCCTTTCTCCTGGAACGACTATCAGACCCGCGTGCGCGACTTCGCGCTCGGCCTGATCGAGCTCGGCCTCGGCCGCGGCGACGTCATCGGCATCATCGGTGACAACCGGCCGGACTGGGTCGCCGCGGAAGTGGCGACGCATGCGATCGGCGGATTGAGCCTCGGGCTCTATCGGGACGTGCTGGACGAAGAAGCCTCCTATCTCCTCACCTATGGCGAAGCGCAGCTCGTCTTTGCCGAGGACGAAGAGCAGGTCGACAAGCTGCTGACGCTGGCCGAGCGCGTGCCGAGGCTGAAGCACATCATCTATTCCGATCCGCGCGGGATGCGGAAATATGACGATCCCAGGCTGATGTCGGCTGAGGCCTTCGCTGAGCTCGGGCGTGGCCGGGCTATGCGAGAGCCGGAGCTCTACGACCGCTTGGTGGATGCCACCAAGGGCGAGGACGTCGCGATCCTCTGCACCACGTCAGGCACCACCTCGCATCCGAAACTTGCGATGCTCGCGGCCGGCCGCGTGCTCGGCCATTGTGCGACCTATCTCGCCTTCGACCCCAAGGGACCGAACGACGAATACGTCTCCGTGCTGCCGCTGCCCTGGATCATGGAGCAGGTCTACGTGCTCGGCAAAGGCCTCTTGTGCCGGATGAAGATCAACTTCGTCGAAGAGCCTGATACAATGATGAACGATCTGCGCGAGATCGCGCCGACGTTCGTGCTGTTCGCGCCGCGCGTCTGGGAATCGATTGCTGCCGACGTCCGCGCCAAGGTGATGGATGCAACGCCCTTCAAGCAGCGCCTGTTCGATATCGGCATGAAGAGCGGTCTTGCTGCGCTCGAGCAGGGCAAGCGTTCCGGCTTTGCCGACGCGATCCTGTTCCGCGCGCTGCGCGACCGGCTCGGCTTCACCCGCCTGCGCTCGGCGGCGACCGGCGGTGCAGCGCTCGGGCCGGATACTTTCAAATTTTTCCAGGCCATGGGCGTGCCGTTGCGCACGCTCTACGGCCAGACCGAGCTGTTGGGCGCCTACACGCTGCATCCCGAGGGCAAGGTCGACCCTGACACGACAGGCGTGCCGATGGCCGACAATGTCGAGATCCGCATCGACAACGCCGATATCCACGGCGTCGGCGAGATCGTGGTGCGGCATCCGAACATGTTCCTCGGCTACTACAAGAATCCCGAGGCGAGCGTTGCCGACATCCGGGACGGCTGGATGCTGTCGGGCGACGCCGGCTATTTCAACGACAATCAGCAGCTCGTCGTCATCGATCGCATCAAGGATCTCGCCGAGACCTCGCGCGGCGAGCGCTTCTCGCCGCAATTCATCGAGAACAAGCTGAAGTTCTCGCCTTATATCGCCGAAGCCGTGGTGTTGGGTGCTGGCCGCGAAGCGCTCGCGGCGATGATCTGCATCCGTTACTCCATCATCTCGAAATGGGCGGAGAGGAGCCGGCTCTCGTTTACGACCTATAGCGATCTCGCCTCGCGACCCGAGGTCTATGCGCTGCTCCAGAAGGAAGTCGAGACCGTGAACGCCACGCTGCCGCCGGCACAACGCATCTCGCGCTTCCTCCTGCTCTATAAGGAGCTGGACGCCGACGACGGCGAGCTCACCCGCACGAGAAAAGTGCGCCGCGGCGTCATCAACGAGAAATACGCTGGAATCATCGACGCCATCTACCACGGCGATGCCGACATCCCCGTCGACACCGTGATCCGCTTCCAGGACGGCACCACTCAACGCGTGCGCACCACGCTGCGCGTGGTGAATCTCGGCGGACACGGACATCTGGCGGAGGCCGCGGAGTGA
- a CDS encoding ABC transporter ATP-binding protein — MATSLEVRGVSLRFGGVRALTDVSFAIKEGELFSIIGPNGAGKTSIVNCISGRYKPTEGQLFYQGRDITGLTPNARPSLGIGRTFQNLALFHHMSVLDNIMVGRHHLLKNNFLTGSLYWLTGARKEELEHRRKVEEIIDFLDLQTVRKAPAGTLPYGLRKRVELARAMALEPRLILLDEPMAGMNFEEKEDMARYIVDLNEEFGMTVVMIEHDMGVVMDISHRVMVLDFGRKIAEGDPAAVLADPHVKRAYLGEEDETLVDPDDTPAAQESAA; from the coding sequence GTGGCTACCAGTCTCGAAGTGCGTGGCGTGTCCCTGCGGTTCGGTGGCGTTCGCGCGCTGACCGATGTCAGCTTTGCCATCAAGGAGGGCGAGCTGTTCTCGATCATCGGCCCCAACGGCGCCGGCAAGACCTCGATCGTGAACTGCATTTCCGGCCGCTACAAGCCGACCGAAGGCCAGCTGTTCTACCAGGGCCGCGACATCACCGGGCTGACACCGAATGCGCGGCCCTCGCTCGGCATCGGCCGCACCTTCCAGAATCTGGCGCTGTTCCACCACATGAGCGTGCTCGACAACATCATGGTCGGCCGCCATCACCTCCTGAAGAACAATTTCCTCACGGGCTCGCTGTACTGGCTCACCGGCGCGCGCAAGGAAGAGCTCGAACACCGCCGCAAGGTGGAGGAGATCATCGACTTCCTCGATCTCCAGACGGTGCGAAAAGCGCCAGCCGGCACACTCCCTTACGGCCTGCGCAAGCGCGTCGAGCTCGCCCGCGCCATGGCGCTGGAGCCGCGCCTGATCCTTCTCGACGAACCGATGGCCGGCATGAATTTCGAGGAGAAGGAGGACATGGCCCGCTACATCGTCGATCTCAACGAGGAGTTCGGGATGACTGTGGTAATGATCGAGCACGACATGGGCGTGGTGATGGACATCTCCCACCGCGTCATGGTGCTGGACTTCGGCCGCAAAATCGCCGAGGGCGATCCCGCCGCGGTGCTCGCCGATCCCCACGTCAAGCGCGCCTATCTCGGCGAAGAGGACGAGACGCTGGTCGATCCCGACGACACGCCGGCTGCGCAGGAGAGCGCAGCATGA
- a CDS encoding Crp/Fnr family transcriptional regulator, with product MISEDQLKRVAAWSRELTHAEIEVARAGITERSYGTGETVFMRGDKFDYWAGMVSGLARMGGVSRDGKETSLAGLTAGAWFGEGSVLKNELRRYDVVALRGSRVALMERTAFMWLFENSVGFNRFLVRQLNERLGQFIGMLEVNRTLDATSRLARSIASLFNPILYPESTAHLEITQEEIGALSGMSRQNANRALNRLEKEGLLRLEYGGVTILDIERLRGYGD from the coding sequence ATGATTTCAGAGGATCAACTGAAGCGCGTCGCCGCCTGGTCGCGCGAGCTCACGCACGCGGAGATCGAGGTTGCGCGCGCCGGAATCACGGAACGGTCCTACGGCACCGGCGAGACCGTGTTCATGCGCGGCGACAAGTTTGACTATTGGGCCGGCATGGTGAGCGGCCTGGCGCGCATGGGCGGGGTCTCGCGCGACGGCAAGGAGACGAGCCTTGCGGGGCTGACTGCCGGCGCCTGGTTCGGCGAGGGCAGCGTGCTCAAGAACGAACTGCGGCGTTATGACGTCGTCGCGCTCCGCGGCAGCCGTGTCGCGCTGATGGAGCGGACCGCCTTCATGTGGCTGTTCGAGAACAGCGTCGGCTTCAACCGCTTCCTGGTGCGCCAGCTCAACGAACGGCTCGGCCAGTTCATCGGCATGCTCGAGGTCAACCGCACGCTGGATGCTACCTCGCGCCTCGCCCGCAGCATCGCCTCGCTGTTCAACCCGATCCTGTATCCGGAATCGACCGCGCATCTGGAGATCACCCAGGAGGAGATCGGTGCGCTGTCCGGCATGTCGCGCCAGAACGCCAACCGCGCGCTGAACCGGCTTGAGAAGGAAGGGCTGCTGCGGCTCGAATATGGCGGGGTGACGATCTTGGATATCGAGCGGCTAAGGGGGTATGGCGACTAG
- a CDS encoding tetratricopeptide repeat protein, protein MDIAAENMLATAISRLSAGRFGEVEALCRPILARYPQHVGALHCMAQAVSRSGRPDDALPFLRRAIKVQPGDAGLLTNFGVTLRAAGKLDEAVKAYRQALQEAPEVGDIWFNLGNALRENEREGEAEAAYTRAIATGNCTNGGAAVHANHGLLLEDRGDFVAAIAAHREATRLLPDMAEYHYNLGNALRANLRLDDAVHAYDAALRLRPGYPEAILNQSLAFLLQGDFSRGLAGYEARLLTAEVERRNFAPPLWRGEPLAKRVLLLHAEQGLGDTIQFLRYLPLLNERAGHVLVEIPPALRRLTERKVTREGLAQVSVVSRSETLPRFDFHIPFMSLPHAVGFDVQDIPGGVPYLSADPAVVETWSARVGSEDALRVGLVWAGNPTHRNDRNRSIKPKSLLPLLEAKAATPIRFFSLQVGARAGNIRSFPRGRVTDLAPHLGDLDDTAAAICTLDLVICVDTSVAHLAAALGKPVELLLPYNPDWRWLLDRLDSPWYPTVHLRRQSTPGDWTGVVAELAADLASGPFKKL, encoded by the coding sequence ATGGACATTGCTGCTGAGAACATGTTGGCGACCGCGATCTCGCGCCTGAGCGCGGGACGATTTGGCGAGGTCGAGGCGCTGTGCCGGCCCATCCTTGCGCGATACCCACAACATGTGGGCGCGCTCCATTGCATGGCGCAAGCGGTGTCCCGTTCGGGGCGGCCCGACGATGCCTTGCCATTCCTGCGGCGCGCCATCAAGGTCCAGCCCGGCGATGCCGGCCTGCTGACCAATTTCGGCGTCACGCTGAGGGCTGCTGGCAAACTCGACGAGGCGGTGAAAGCCTATCGGCAGGCGCTACAGGAAGCCCCCGAGGTTGGGGATATCTGGTTCAACCTCGGCAACGCGCTCAGGGAAAACGAGCGCGAGGGCGAGGCCGAAGCCGCCTACACCCGTGCGATCGCGACCGGAAACTGCACCAACGGCGGCGCAGCGGTCCATGCCAATCACGGCCTGCTCCTGGAAGACCGCGGAGATTTCGTCGCGGCAATCGCCGCGCATCGTGAGGCCACTCGCCTGCTCCCGGACATGGCCGAGTACCACTACAATCTCGGCAACGCGCTGCGCGCCAATCTACGGCTCGATGACGCCGTTCACGCTTACGACGCCGCGCTACGGTTGCGGCCCGGATATCCGGAGGCAATTCTCAATCAGTCGCTGGCCTTCCTGCTCCAGGGAGATTTTTCGCGCGGTCTTGCCGGCTATGAGGCACGGCTGCTGACGGCCGAGGTGGAACGGCGCAATTTCGCACCGCCGCTCTGGCGCGGCGAGCCTCTTGCGAAACGTGTCCTCTTGCTTCATGCGGAGCAGGGACTGGGCGACACGATTCAGTTCCTGCGCTATCTGCCTCTTCTGAATGAACGCGCCGGTCATGTTCTTGTCGAAATTCCGCCGGCGCTGCGGCGCCTGACGGAGCGCAAGGTTACTCGCGAGGGATTGGCGCAGGTCAGCGTGGTCAGCCGCAGTGAGACTTTGCCACGCTTTGATTTTCATATCCCGTTCATGAGCCTGCCCCATGCCGTTGGCTTCGATGTGCAGGATATTCCGGGGGGTGTGCCTTATCTCTCGGCCGACCCGGCTGTGGTCGAGACCTGGTCGGCGCGGGTTGGCTCCGAGGATGCATTGCGGGTCGGGCTGGTCTGGGCCGGTAATCCGACCCACCGCAACGATCGCAATCGGTCAATCAAGCCAAAATCCCTGTTGCCGCTGCTCGAGGCAAAGGCGGCGACACCCATTCGGTTCTTCAGCCTGCAAGTCGGGGCTCGGGCCGGCAACATCAGGAGCTTTCCGCGAGGGCGCGTCACCGACCTCGCACCCCATCTCGGCGACCTCGACGATACGGCGGCTGCGATCTGCACGCTCGATCTCGTGATCTGCGTCGACACGTCGGTGGCTCATTTGGCGGCCGCGCTCGGCAAGCCAGTCGAGCTGCTCCTACCCTACAATCCCGATTGGCGCTGGCTGCTCGATCGCCTCGACAGCCCCTGGTATCCAACTGTCCATCTCCGTCGTCAGAGCACCCCCGGAGACTGGACCGGTGTCGTGGCTGAGCTCGCGGCCGATTTAGCCAGCGGCCCCTTTAAAAAGCTCTAG
- a CDS encoding uroporphyrinogen-III synthase encodes MADRLNGYRILILETREEAQFSKLLAEQGAEVVQCPMFTIQDAPDPAPIEAWIRRAIDKPLDDLVLMTGEGLRRIMKLARSRELDQAFVAALAKSRKFTRGPKPGKALREISLEAQQTTEKPTTEGVIEMLGKLDLRGRRLGLQLYPDKDHSALTGALSAQGAEVDTVLPYVYDSKAADANIVAAIDEMAAGRIDSIALTNLGQVRRLIEAAKAHGSETTLRTGLERTLIASVGPAVSGELATHGLRTDVAPADEAYFMRPLISAMTTALAERKP; translated from the coding sequence ATGGCCGACCGCCTGAACGGCTATCGCATCCTGATCCTGGAGACGCGCGAGGAGGCGCAGTTCTCAAAACTCCTGGCCGAGCAAGGCGCCGAGGTCGTGCAATGCCCGATGTTCACCATCCAGGACGCGCCGGACCCTGCCCCGATCGAGGCCTGGATCCGCCGCGCCATCGACAAGCCGTTGGACGACCTCGTGCTGATGACCGGCGAAGGCCTGCGGCGGATCATGAAGCTCGCGCGGAGCCGCGAGCTCGATCAGGCCTTCGTCGCGGCGCTCGCCAAATCGCGAAAATTCACCCGCGGCCCGAAACCCGGCAAGGCGCTGCGCGAGATCTCGCTCGAAGCGCAGCAGACCACGGAGAAGCCGACCACCGAGGGCGTGATCGAGATGCTGGGCAAGCTCGACCTCAGGGGACGCCGCCTCGGCCTTCAGCTCTATCCCGACAAGGACCACAGCGCGCTGACCGGCGCGCTCTCGGCTCAAGGCGCCGAGGTCGACACCGTGCTGCCTTACGTCTACGATTCCAAGGCGGCCGACGCCAACATCGTTGCCGCCATTGATGAGATGGCGGCGGGGCGGATCGATTCCATTGCGCTGACCAATCTCGGCCAGGTCCGCCGCCTGATCGAGGCCGCCAAGGCCCATGGCAGCGAGACGACGTTGCGCACCGGGCTTGAGCGGACGCTGATTGCGTCGGTTGGACCGGCGGTCTCGGGCGAGCTCGCCACCCACGGTTTGCGCACGGACGTTGCGCCGGCGGATGAAGCTTATTTCATGCGGCCCCTGATCTCGGCGATGACCACGGCGCTCGCAGAACGAAAGCCATAG
- the purU gene encoding formyltetrahydrofolate deformylase, with product MPDQQYVLTLSCPDRPGIVSAVSTFLAHNGQNILDAQQFDDIETKKFFMRVVFTAADLAVELSALQTGFAAIAERFGMEWQMRDRAAHRKVMLLVSKSDHCLVDILYRWRTGELPMTLAAIVSNHPREVYAGLDFGGIPFHYLPVTKETKSEQEAQILDLVAKTGTDLVVLARYMQILSDDLSAKLSGRCINIHHSFLPGFKGAKPYHQAHERGVKLIGATAHYVTRDLDEGPIIDQDVERISHRDTPEDLVRKGRDIERRVLARAIRYHLDDRVIPNGRKTVVFMD from the coding sequence ATGCCCGATCAGCAATATGTTCTGACACTGTCCTGCCCGGATCGCCCGGGCATCGTCTCGGCGGTGTCGACCTTCCTGGCCCATAACGGACAGAACATTCTCGACGCCCAGCAGTTCGACGACATCGAGACCAAGAAATTCTTCATGCGCGTGGTGTTCACCGCGGCCGATCTTGCCGTGGAGCTATCTGCGCTCCAGACCGGCTTTGCCGCGATCGCCGAGCGTTTCGGCATGGAGTGGCAGATGCGCGACCGCGCCGCGCATCGCAAGGTGATGCTGCTGGTGTCGAAGTCCGACCACTGCCTGGTCGACATTCTCTATCGCTGGCGCACCGGGGAATTGCCGATGACGCTCGCCGCGATCGTCTCCAACCATCCGCGCGAGGTCTATGCCGGGCTCGATTTCGGCGGGATTCCGTTCCACTATCTACCGGTCACCAAGGAGACCAAAAGCGAGCAGGAGGCGCAGATCCTCGATCTCGTCGCCAAGACCGGGACCGATCTCGTGGTGCTCGCCCGCTACATGCAGATCCTGTCGGATGATCTGTCGGCAAAACTGTCCGGCCGCTGCATCAACATCCACCACTCATTCCTGCCGGGCTTCAAGGGTGCAAAACCCTATCACCAGGCCCATGAGCGCGGCGTCAAGCTGATCGGCGCGACAGCTCACTACGTCACGCGCGACCTCGACGAGGGCCCGATCATCGACCAGGATGTCGAGCGCATCAGCCATCGCGATACGCCGGAAGATCTGGTGCGCAAGGGCCGCGACATTGAGCGCCGCGTGCTGGCGCGCGCGATCCGTTACCATCTCGACGACCGCGTCATCCCCAACGGCCGCAAGACCGTGGTGTTTATGGATTAG
- a CDS encoding ABC transporter substrate-binding protein, whose translation MFGRKLSRKFSWATAVAAIAGLAVAAPAKAEDSVKVGLILPMTGGQASTGKQIENAIKLYMQQKGDTVAGKKVEIILKDDAAIPDKTKTAAQELIVNDKVNFIAGFGVTPAALAAAPLATQAKIPEVVMAAGTSIITERSPYIVRTSFTLAQSSTIIGDWAVKNGIKKVATLTSDYAPGNDALNFFKEHFTAGGGEVVEEVKVPLANPDFAPFLQRMKDAKPDAIFVFVPAGQGGNFMKQYAERGLDKAGIKVIGPGDVTDDDLLNNMGDAVLGTVTAHLYSAAHPSQMNKDFVAAYKEAYGTRPGFMAVSGYDGIHLIYEALKKTNGDTDGTKLVEAMKGQKWESPRGPISIDPETRDIVQNIYIRKVEKVDGELYNVEFATFEAVKDLGKTKK comes from the coding sequence ATGTTCGGACGTAAGCTTTCACGCAAATTTTCTTGGGCAACCGCCGTTGCGGCCATCGCGGGCCTCGCGGTCGCGGCGCCGGCCAAGGCCGAAGACAGTGTCAAGGTCGGCCTGATCCTGCCGATGACCGGCGGTCAGGCCTCGACCGGCAAGCAGATCGAGAACGCGATCAAGCTCTACATGCAGCAAAAGGGCGACACCGTCGCCGGCAAGAAGGTCGAGATCATCCTCAAGGACGATGCTGCTATCCCCGACAAGACCAAGACGGCCGCGCAGGAGCTGATCGTCAACGACAAGGTCAATTTCATCGCCGGCTTCGGCGTGACGCCGGCTGCACTTGCCGCTGCGCCGCTCGCCACCCAGGCCAAGATCCCTGAAGTCGTGATGGCGGCCGGCACCTCCATCATCACCGAGCGTTCGCCCTATATCGTGCGCACCAGCTTCACGCTGGCGCAGTCCTCGACCATCATCGGCGACTGGGCGGTGAAGAACGGCATCAAGAAGGTGGCGACCCTGACTTCGGACTACGCGCCGGGCAATGACGCGCTCAACTTCTTCAAGGAGCACTTCACCGCCGGCGGCGGCGAGGTGGTCGAAGAGGTCAAGGTGCCGCTCGCCAATCCCGACTTCGCGCCGTTCCTCCAGCGCATGAAGGATGCCAAGCCCGACGCGATCTTCGTGTTCGTGCCGGCCGGCCAGGGCGGCAACTTCATGAAGCAATATGCCGAGCGCGGCCTCGACAAGGCCGGCATCAAGGTGATCGGACCGGGCGACGTCACCGACGACGACCTGCTCAACAACATGGGCGACGCCGTGCTCGGCACGGTCACCGCGCATCTCTATTCGGCAGCCCACCCCTCGCAGATGAACAAGGATTTCGTCGCGGCCTACAAGGAGGCTTACGGCACCCGTCCGGGCTTCATGGCAGTGAGCGGCTATGACGGCATCCACCTGATCTACGAAGCCCTGAAGAAGACCAATGGCGACACCGACGGCACCAAGCTGGTCGAGGCCATGAAGGGCCAGAAGTGGGAAAGCCCGCGCGGCCCGATCTCGATCGATCCCGAGACCCGCGACATCGTGCAGAACATCTACATCCGCAAGGTCGAGAAGGTCGACGGCGAGCTCTACAATGTCGAGTTCGCAACCTTCGAGGCCGTCAAGGATCTCGGCAAGACCAAGAAGTGA
- a CDS encoding branched-chain amino acid ABC transporter permease produces MTSILTNLFDGVAYGMLLFVLACGLAVTLGLMNFVNLAHGAFAMAGGYVCMVLVNRMGWPFFAALPLAFVSAAAIGIVLERTLYRHLYARSHLDQVLFTIGLTFMSVAAVDYIQGSSRVFINLPAALQGQFDLFGVGIGRYRLMIIVICGLLTIGLQMVLAKTRFGSRLRAAVDDPRAASGLGINVPQVFAFTFAFGCGLAGLGGALSAEILGLDPYFPLKFMIYFLIVVTVGGSSSITGPFLASLLLGIGDVAGKYYVPKMGPFVIYTMMIVILIWRPNGLFGRTAAR; encoded by the coding sequence ATGACCTCTATCCTCACCAACCTGTTCGATGGCGTTGCCTACGGCATGCTGCTGTTCGTGCTGGCCTGCGGGCTCGCGGTCACGCTCGGCCTGATGAACTTCGTCAATCTCGCCCACGGCGCCTTCGCCATGGCCGGCGGCTATGTCTGCATGGTGCTGGTCAACCGGATGGGCTGGCCGTTCTTTGCTGCCTTGCCGCTCGCCTTCGTCTCGGCTGCCGCGATCGGCATCGTGCTCGAGCGCACGCTCTATCGCCATCTCTATGCGCGCAGTCATCTCGACCAGGTGCTGTTCACGATTGGTCTTACGTTCATGTCGGTCGCCGCCGTCGACTACATCCAGGGCTCGTCGCGCGTGTTCATCAATCTGCCGGCCGCGCTCCAGGGGCAGTTCGACCTGTTCGGCGTCGGCATCGGCCGTTACCGGCTGATGATCATCGTGATCTGCGGGCTGCTCACCATTGGTCTCCAGATGGTGCTCGCCAAGACGCGCTTCGGCAGTCGCCTGCGCGCCGCGGTCGATGATCCCCGCGCCGCGAGCGGCCTCGGCATCAACGTGCCGCAAGTGTTTGCCTTCACGTTTGCTTTCGGTTGCGGGCTCGCTGGCCTCGGTGGCGCGTTGAGCGCCGAGATTCTCGGCCTCGATCCGTATTTCCCGCTGAAGTTCATGATCTACTTTTTGATCGTGGTCACCGTCGGCGGCTCGTCCTCGATCACCGGCCCGTTCCTGGCCTCGCTGCTGCTCGGCATCGGCGACGTCGCCGGCAAATATTATGTGCCCAAGATGGGCCCCTTCGTGATCTACACCATGATGATCGTGATCCTGATCTGGCGCCCGAACGGTCTGTTCGGCCGCACGGCCGCGCGCTGA
- a CDS encoding branched-chain amino acid ABC transporter permease, producing the protein MNASSDVGFHAQRQARWHYGEAAFWLIVLACGFLFPTRYLIMTDILRLALFAMSLDLILGYAGIVSLGHAAFFGVGAYAAGLLALHGIINEPVLALIVAGLAAMVLGFATSFLVIRGVDLTRLMVTLGIALLLEALAERFSNITGGTDGLQGIEMQPIFGEIPFDMFGKASFFYSLAVLFVLFLFARRVVHSPFGLSLRAIKNNPLRAAAIGIPVNRRLIAIYTLAAFYAGIAGALFTQTTAIASLDVFAFDRSADLMLVLVIGGTGYLYGGLIGAVIFRMLQEVFSTITPQYWQFWIGLVLVVIVLVGRQRLHYGVLFLPNLLIKQIAGRKAVVTVPESDA; encoded by the coding sequence ATGAACGCTTCTTCCGACGTCGGTTTTCACGCCCAGCGCCAGGCGCGCTGGCATTACGGCGAGGCTGCCTTCTGGCTGATCGTGCTGGCCTGCGGCTTTCTGTTTCCCACGCGCTATCTGATCATGACCGACATCCTGCGGCTGGCGCTGTTTGCGATGTCGCTCGATCTCATCCTCGGCTATGCCGGCATCGTTTCGCTCGGGCACGCCGCCTTTTTCGGCGTCGGCGCCTATGCCGCGGGACTGCTTGCGCTGCACGGCATCATCAACGAGCCCGTGCTCGCGCTGATCGTCGCAGGCCTCGCCGCGATGGTGCTCGGTTTTGCCACGAGCTTCCTGGTGATCCGCGGCGTCGATCTCACGCGCCTGATGGTGACGCTCGGCATCGCGCTCCTGCTGGAGGCGCTCGCCGAGCGCTTCTCCAACATCACCGGCGGCACCGACGGCCTGCAGGGCATCGAGATGCAGCCGATCTTCGGCGAGATACCGTTCGACATGTTCGGCAAGGCAAGCTTCTTCTACTCGCTGGCGGTGCTGTTCGTGCTGTTCCTGTTTGCCCGTCGCGTCGTGCATTCGCCGTTCGGCCTGTCGCTCCGCGCGATCAAGAACAATCCGCTGCGCGCGGCCGCCATCGGCATCCCAGTCAACCGCCGCCTGATCGCAATCTACACGCTCGCTGCGTTCTATGCCGGCATCGCAGGCGCGCTGTTCACCCAAACCACCGCGATCGCCTCGCTCGACGTGTTCGCCTTCGATCGCTCCGCCGATCTGATGTTGGTGCTCGTGATCGGCGGCACCGGCTATCTCTATGGCGGGCTGATCGGCGCGGTGATCTTCCGCATGCTCCAGGAAGTGTTCTCCACCATCACCCCGCAATATTGGCAGTTCTGGATCGGCCTCGTGCTGGTCGTGATCGTGCTGGTCGGCCGCCAGCGCCTGCATTACGGGGTGCTGTTCCTGCCCAACCTCCTGATCAAGCAAATCGCGGGACGGAAGGCGGTTGTCACCGTGCCGGAGAGCGACGCATGA
- a CDS encoding ABC transporter ATP-binding protein, producing the protein MTIALETQNLEKTFGGLRVTRDLSLKIEQGARHALIGPNGAGKTTVINQLTGVLKPNSGRILLEGQDITDLPVHKRVLRGLSRTFQINQLYPDLTPLETIGLAVSERLGHGGDWWRRMGTRDDVNDEIADLLTRFHLLDVMNEQTVTLPYGKQRLLEIAVAIAAKPRVLLLDEPAAGVPESERHDILAVVGSLPRDVTVLLIEHDMDLVFSFADRISVLVSGALLTEGPPEQVARDPQVKAVYLGEEAVNV; encoded by the coding sequence ATGACCATCGCGCTCGAAACCCAGAATCTCGAAAAGACCTTTGGCGGCCTGCGCGTCACCCGCGATCTCTCGCTGAAGATCGAGCAGGGCGCCCGGCACGCGCTGATCGGTCCGAACGGTGCCGGCAAGACCACTGTGATCAACCAGCTCACCGGCGTGCTCAAGCCGAATTCGGGGCGCATCCTGCTCGAAGGCCAGGACATCACCGATCTGCCCGTGCACAAGCGCGTGCTGCGTGGTCTCTCCCGCACTTTTCAGATCAACCAGCTCTACCCGGACCTGACCCCACTCGAGACCATTGGCCTCGCCGTCTCCGAGCGTCTCGGCCATGGCGGCGACTGGTGGCGGCGGATGGGAACGCGCGACGACGTCAATGACGAGATCGCCGATCTCCTGACGCGCTTCCATCTGCTCGACGTCATGAACGAGCAGACCGTGACGCTGCCTTACGGCAAGCAGCGCCTGCTCGAGATCGCGGTCGCGATCGCGGCCAAGCCTCGCGTCCTGCTGCTCGACGAGCCCGCCGCCGGCGTGCCCGAGAGCGAGCGTCACGACATTCTCGCCGTCGTAGGTAGCCTGCCGCGCGACGTCACGGTGCTGCTGATCGAGCACGACATGGACCTCGTGTTCTCCTTCGCCGACCGCATCTCCGTGCTGGTCTCGGGCGCACTGCTCACTGAAGGGCCACCGGAGCAAGTCGCGCGCGATCCACAAGTGAAGGCCGTCTATCTCGGCGAGGAGGCGGTCAATGTCTGA